ACGCTTGCCGACAAGGTCCGGCGCGGCAGTGGCCGCATGCATTGCGATTTTGCGTTTTGGGTCGGCGGCACCCGCGACAACGCCAGGGATGTCGGCGAGCTCGAGCGGTTGCCGGGCGCGGCCGGAATAAAGGTCTTCATGGGGTCGTCCACCGGCGATCTGCTGGTCGAGGACGACGAAGGTGTCGCCTCGATCCTGAGGAATACTCGCCGCCGGGCCGCTTTCCATTCCGAGGACGAGTTCCGGCTGCGCGAGCGTCTGGGCTTACGCATCGAGGGCGACCCGTCTTCGCATCCGGTCTGGCGTGACGAGATCGCGGCCTTGCGCTGCACGGAACGCCTGGTGCACATCGCGCGCAACGTTCGCGCCCGCATCCACGTCCTGCATATCTCGACCGCGGAGGAAATATTGTTCCTTGAGCAGCACAAGGACGTCGCGACCTGCGAGGCGACGCCGCACCATTTGACGCTGAGTGCCGACGACTATGCCCGGCTCGGCACGCTGATCCAGATGAACCCGCCGGTGCGTGCCGCGCGCCACCGCGACGGCGTCTGGCATGGCATCGCACAAGGCATTGTCGACGTGCTTGGCTCCGACCACGCCCCGCATAAGCTTGCCGAGAAGGCAAAACCCTATCCGGCCTCGCCCTCGGGGATGACCGGCGTGCAGACCCTGGTGCCGATCATGCTCGACCACGTCAATGCTGGGCGCCTGACCCTGCAGCGCTTCGTCGACCTCTCGAGCCATGGTCCGCAGCGAATCTTCGGCATGGCCAGAAAGGGGCGC
The genomic region above belongs to Mesorhizobium sp. B4-1-4 and contains:
- a CDS encoding dihydroorotase encodes the protein MANTYDLILTGGIVVNHDGEGARDIGVKNGRIAAIGDLHQASAGETIDCRGLHILPGVIDSQVHFREPGLEHKEDLETGSRAAVLGGVTAVFEMPNTNPLTTSDTTLADKVRRGSGRMHCDFAFWVGGTRDNARDVGELERLPGAAGIKVFMGSSTGDLLVEDDEGVASILRNTRRRAAFHSEDEFRLRERLGLRIEGDPSSHPVWRDEIAALRCTERLVHIARNVRARIHVLHISTAEEILFLEQHKDVATCEATPHHLTLSADDYARLGTLIQMNPPVRAARHRDGVWHGIAQGIVDVLGSDHAPHKLAEKAKPYPASPSGMTGVQTLVPIMLDHVNAGRLTLQRFVDLSSHGPQRIFGMARKGRIAAGYDADFTIVDMKRRETITNAQAGSKAGWTPYEGKQVTGWPVGTIIRGRRVMWEGEIAAPGQGRAVEFSEALPG